One window from the genome of Thalassospira xiamenensis M-5 = DSM 17429 encodes:
- a CDS encoding GntR family transcriptional regulator: MEPLSGRKSLTDEVHDRLVDALCSGALPPGTPLRQEALAEELNVSRQPVLQALGLLRRDGLVVPMGRRGYRVAPVDAKLVEHVYDLREAFDGLAARLASKSPEDERKSALRAAIQQGHHALDSNTTADLVAADVAFHQTIYRLSGNPLLPEASAAIWLQVRRVMHADLQTGTGPDPVWTEHQAIADAICAGDGAAAQQLAIAHTRNAANRLITHMKETAKKNN, encoded by the coding sequence ATGGAACCGCTTTCCGGTCGTAAAAGTCTGACTGACGAAGTGCATGATCGCTTGGTCGATGCCTTGTGTTCCGGTGCTCTCCCTCCCGGAACGCCTTTGCGTCAGGAAGCCTTGGCCGAGGAGCTCAATGTCTCGCGGCAGCCAGTGTTGCAAGCTCTGGGGTTGCTGCGTCGTGATGGACTGGTGGTACCGATGGGACGGCGCGGATACCGCGTTGCGCCGGTCGACGCCAAACTGGTCGAGCACGTTTATGACTTGCGCGAAGCGTTTGACGGGCTTGCCGCCCGTCTGGCGTCAAAATCCCCGGAAGACGAACGGAAATCGGCCCTGCGGGCTGCCATCCAACAGGGACACCACGCCCTGGACAGCAATACCACCGCAGACCTTGTTGCAGCCGACGTCGCGTTTCATCAAACGATCTATCGCCTGTCGGGCAACCCCCTGTTGCCCGAGGCATCAGCCGCAATCTGGCTGCAGGTTCGGCGTGTCATGCATGCTGATCTGCAAACCGGGACCGGTCCCGACCCCGTCTGGACCGAACATCAAGCCATCGCCGACGCGATCTGCGCCGGCGATGGCGCGGCGGCCCAACAATTGGCAATTGCACATACACGCAATGCCGCAAACCGCCTGATCACGCACATGAAAGAAACTGCAAAGAAAAACAATTGA
- a CDS encoding VOC family protein codes for MSDAFLEHVNFTVADPAKTAAQLCDWFGWHVRWNGPAKDNGISYHVGSDTSYVAVYSGGTPVSSDENSYRTLGGMNHVAIVVDDLDATEKKILASGLKTHNHADYEPGRRFYFHDENGIEFEVVSYS; via the coding sequence ATGAGTGATGCATTTTTGGAACATGTGAATTTCACCGTCGCTGATCCAGCCAAAACGGCTGCACAATTATGCGACTGGTTTGGCTGGCATGTGCGCTGGAACGGTCCGGCAAAGGATAACGGCATCAGCTATCATGTCGGCAGTGATACAAGCTATGTCGCCGTCTATTCCGGCGGAACACCGGTAAGTTCGGACGAAAATTCCTATCGCACGCTGGGTGGGATGAACCATGTCGCCATTGTGGTTGACGACCTTGATGCCACCGAAAAGAAAATCCTCGCCAGCGGCCTTAAAACCCACAATCACGCAGATTACGAGCCCGGCCGCCGGTTCTATTTCCACGATGAAAACGGCATCGAGTTCGAGGTAGTCAGCTATAGCTGA
- a CDS encoding LysR family transcriptional regulator, whose protein sequence is MDRFQAMRIFVRVVEAQSFAAAARELGSSPPAVTRAVAFLEDITGARLLTRTTRSVSLTEPGAHYYDDCKRLLGDLEEAEAAAGGAYARPSGTLIITAPVLFGQMYVFPVMTEFLDQYPEMRGRVLLFDRIVNIVEEGIDLALRIGHMADTSMSAIKVGTVRRIICGSPDYFDRHGRPQVPADIGMHRVVASTGSSAPLDWQFGGDQKTSLSVSARLQTNSIEAARKAAIDGWGLVRLLSYQAIPSIEAGSLEVVLRDYEPEPIPIHIVHPEGRHAPAKVRAFIDLAVDRLRADKRIN, encoded by the coding sequence ATGGACCGATTTCAGGCGATGAGGATTTTTGTGCGCGTTGTCGAAGCACAAAGCTTTGCCGCTGCGGCACGGGAATTGGGATCAAGCCCGCCAGCGGTTACACGTGCGGTGGCCTTCCTTGAGGATATCACCGGCGCACGGCTTTTGACCCGGACAACACGGTCTGTCTCCCTGACCGAACCGGGCGCACATTATTATGACGATTGCAAACGATTGCTTGGCGACCTGGAAGAAGCCGAAGCCGCGGCAGGCGGTGCCTATGCCAGACCCAGCGGGACCTTGATCATCACGGCCCCGGTTCTGTTCGGTCAGATGTATGTATTTCCGGTAATGACCGAATTCCTCGATCAGTATCCCGAAATGCGCGGTCGGGTACTGTTGTTTGATCGCATCGTCAATATTGTCGAGGAAGGCATCGATCTTGCTCTTCGGATCGGGCATATGGCCGATACATCAATGAGCGCGATCAAGGTCGGGACGGTTAGGCGTATCATTTGCGGGTCCCCCGATTATTTTGATCGCCACGGCAGGCCACAGGTACCCGCAGATATCGGGATGCACAGGGTTGTTGCATCAACCGGATCATCGGCACCACTGGACTGGCAGTTTGGCGGCGATCAGAAAACCAGTCTTTCGGTCAGTGCACGATTGCAAACCAATTCGATTGAAGCCGCGCGCAAGGCGGCGATTGACGGATGGGGGCTGGTGCGCCTGTTGTCTTATCAGGCGATACCGTCGATTGAGGCAGGATCGCTTGAAGTCGTTTTACGCGATTATGAGCCCGAACCGATCCCCATTCATATCGTCCATCCCGAAGGCCGCCATGCACCGGCTAAGGTGCGCGCCTTTATTGACCTGGCGGTGGATCGTCTGCGTGCGGATAAGCGTATCAATTAG
- a CDS encoding ComF family protein gives MGILPAEIGRIVGNVMQIGLRTVLPPRCGGCGAVTDTVHAVCADCWIGLRFISDPLCACCGYPFELAAEDNAGDGILCGECLRKKPAFDRARAALVYDDASRDYLLRFKHGDRTDLTPLLSRWLVQAGRDFWADADIILPVPLHRTRLLMRRYNQSGLLAASLSRQTGIGWHGTVLRRLRKTRSLGGLGPSSRKREVGGAFGVDDRIAQRIGLSGARVVLIDDVLTTGATANACARILKRAGAMHVDVITVARVVR, from the coding sequence GTGGGGATTTTACCGGCAGAGATTGGCCGTATTGTCGGCAATGTCATGCAGATCGGTTTGCGCACCGTTTTGCCGCCGCGTTGTGGTGGATGCGGTGCGGTTACCGATACAGTGCATGCGGTCTGTGCTGATTGCTGGATCGGGCTTCGGTTTATTTCCGATCCACTGTGCGCGTGTTGCGGCTATCCGTTCGAGCTTGCCGCTGAAGACAATGCGGGCGATGGCATCCTGTGCGGCGAATGTTTGCGTAAAAAGCCTGCGTTTGATCGGGCCCGTGCGGCACTGGTTTATGACGACGCCAGTCGTGATTACCTTTTACGGTTCAAGCACGGGGATCGCACCGATCTGACGCCGCTTTTAAGTCGCTGGCTGGTGCAGGCCGGGCGGGATTTCTGGGCCGATGCGGATATCATTCTTCCGGTGCCGTTGCATCGTACCCGGCTTTTGATGCGACGATATAATCAGTCTGGGTTGTTGGCCGCCAGTCTGTCGCGCCAGACCGGCATTGGATGGCATGGTACGGTGCTGCGGCGGTTGCGAAAAACGCGCAGTCTGGGCGGTTTGGGGCCGTCGTCGCGCAAGCGCGAGGTTGGCGGTGCGTTCGGCGTAGATGACAGGATCGCACAGCGGATCGGGCTTTCGGGGGCGCGCGTGGTTTTGATTGATGATGTGCTGACCACCGGTGCGACGGCCAATGCATGCGCGCGGATTTTAAAGCGCGCCGGAGCCATGCACGTCGATGTGATCACAGTTGCACGGGTGGTCCGATGA
- a CDS encoding YHS domain-containing (seleno)protein, with protein MLKRILLASCVMVAASGAAFAGEQYVDETGFAISGYDPVAYFDLKQAEPGGAQPLAVPGRADITANYNGATWAFASEEHRDMFVANPAKYAPKYDGHCAYGIAQGGKVPANPNLWRIVDGALYLNITPTVVGFWSSDISGNINKSEGNWTSLEAKDASDKSWKAIRDNDGTYDGTAPVK; from the coding sequence ATGCTTAAGCGTATTTTACTGGCCTCGTGCGTGATGGTAGCGGCGTCAGGGGCGGCTTTTGCCGGGGAGCAATATGTTGATGAAACCGGATTTGCGATCAGCGGGTATGATCCGGTGGCCTATTTCGATCTGAAACAGGCGGAGCCGGGCGGGGCACAGCCACTTGCGGTGCCGGGTCGTGCCGATATTACCGCCAATTACAACGGTGCGACATGGGCGTTTGCATCCGAGGAGCATCGCGACATGTTTGTTGCCAATCCTGCAAAATATGCGCCGAAATATGACGGGCATTGTGCCTATGGCATTGCACAGGGGGGCAAGGTTCCGGCAAATCCGAACCTTTGGCGGATTGTCGATGGGGCGCTTTATCTGAACATCACGCCGACGGTGGTTGGTTTCTGGTCCAGCGATATCAGTGGGAATATCAACAAGTCCGAAGGTAATTGGACGTCGCTTGAAGCCAAGGATGCGTCGGATAAAAGCTGGAAGGCGATCCGCGATAATGACGGCACCTATGACGGGACAGCCCCGGTGAAGTAA
- a CDS encoding glutathione S-transferase family protein, with protein MKLHYFPLSGHAHRAHLFLSLLGVEHDVITVDLPNGAHKSPEFLKLNPLGQVPVLEDGDVVIADSIAIMTYVAKKRGATDWLPEDAESAAKVQKWLSVAAGQIAYGVCAARLLTVFNVPFNADEVIARAHAILAQIDDALSGKDWIELGRPTIADVALYSYIANAPEGNVDLAPYGNVRAWLKRVEALPGFVPFEQTVAGLRKSA; from the coding sequence ATGAAGCTGCATTATTTTCCCCTCTCGGGCCATGCCCACCGCGCCCACCTGTTTCTAAGCCTTCTGGGCGTTGAGCATGATGTCATAACGGTCGATCTGCCCAATGGCGCGCATAAATCGCCGGAATTCCTCAAACTGAACCCGTTGGGTCAGGTGCCCGTGCTTGAAGATGGCGACGTCGTGATTGCCGATTCCATCGCCATCATGACCTATGTCGCCAAGAAACGCGGCGCGACCGACTGGCTGCCCGAAGATGCCGAAAGTGCCGCCAAGGTTCAGAAATGGCTTTCGGTCGCGGCGGGGCAAATTGCCTATGGCGTCTGTGCTGCCCGTCTGCTCACGGTGTTTAATGTACCGTTCAATGCCGACGAAGTCATTGCACGCGCCCATGCCATTCTGGCCCAGATTGATGACGCGCTTTCGGGCAAGGACTGGATCGAGCTGGGCCGTCCAACCATCGCCGATGTCGCCCTTTACAGCTATATCGCCAATGCGCCCGAAGGCAATGTTGACCTCGCCCCCTATGGCAATGTGCGTGCCTGGCTGAAACGGGTCGAAGCCCTGCCCGGTTTCGTGCCGTTCGAACAGACTGTCGCTGGCCTGCGCAAGTCGGCCTGA
- a CDS encoding NAD(P)H-dependent oxidoreductase, with product MNLDAKLRKRAADGNPVRVGIIGAGKFGSMFLSQAGHHPGYHVLGVADLSATRAKEALDRVGWPKERYQATDPDNALENGTTWITEDADALIEANGLEVIIDATGSPAAGIRYGLKAIEYGRHLVMVNVEADVLAGPLLAHKAEQAGLVYSMAYGDQPALISEMVDWARAVGLDVICAGKGTKYLPAYHHVTPDDVWTHYGLTPQQAKAGGMNPQIFNSFLDGTKSAIEMAAVANACDLVPQDIGLRFPACGVDDLPRLLSPRETGGLLDRKGTVEVVSSLERDTRPVFRDLRWGVYVTFEAPSDYVKRCFSEYGLLTDPTGQYSAMYKPYHLIGLELGISVASAALRHEATGSPRAWSGDAVAFAKRDLRVGEKLDGEGGYTVYGKLMPARMSKAQNALPIGLAHHLTLNRNVAIDQVVTWDDVDFDPTDPAIRFRKEMEDTFG from the coding sequence ATGAACCTTGATGCAAAGCTGCGCAAACGTGCCGCAGACGGCAATCCCGTTCGCGTCGGCATTATCGGTGCAGGTAAATTCGGCTCGATGTTTTTAAGTCAGGCCGGACACCATCCGGGCTATCACGTTCTCGGGGTCGCAGACCTGAGCGCGACCCGCGCCAAAGAGGCCCTCGACCGTGTCGGCTGGCCAAAGGAACGCTATCAGGCAACCGATCCGGACAATGCGCTTGAAAACGGCACCACCTGGATCACCGAGGATGCCGATGCCCTGATCGAAGCCAACGGCCTCGAAGTCATCATCGATGCCACCGGCAGCCCCGCAGCCGGTATCCGCTATGGCCTGAAGGCCATCGAATATGGCCGCCACCTTGTCATGGTCAATGTCGAGGCCGACGTTCTTGCTGGCCCCCTTCTGGCCCACAAAGCCGAACAGGCAGGCCTTGTCTATTCCATGGCCTATGGCGATCAGCCCGCCCTGATTTCGGAAATGGTTGATTGGGCGCGTGCCGTCGGCCTTGATGTCATCTGTGCGGGAAAAGGCACCAAATATCTGCCCGCCTATCACCATGTCACGCCTGATGATGTCTGGACCCATTATGGCCTGACACCGCAACAGGCAAAGGCGGGTGGGATGAACCCGCAGATTTTCAACAGCTTCCTTGACGGCACCAAATCCGCCATCGAAATGGCCGCTGTTGCCAATGCCTGTGATCTGGTGCCACAGGATATCGGCCTTCGCTTCCCGGCCTGCGGGGTCGATGACCTGCCACGTCTGCTCTCACCACGCGAAACCGGCGGATTGCTTGATCGCAAGGGCACGGTTGAAGTGGTTTCAAGCTTGGAACGTGATACCCGCCCGGTGTTTCGCGATCTGCGCTGGGGCGTTTATGTCACGTTTGAAGCCCCCAGTGACTATGTCAAACGCTGCTTCTCGGAATATGGTCTTCTGACCGATCCGACCGGGCAATATTCCGCGATGTATAAACCCTATCACCTGATCGGGCTGGAACTGGGCATTTCGGTCGCCTCTGCCGCCCTGCGCCACGAGGCCACCGGCTCACCGCGCGCATGGTCGGGCGATGCGGTTGCCTTTGCCAAACGCGACCTTCGCGTCGGTGAAAAGCTCGACGGGGAAGGCGGTTACACGGTCTATGGCAAACTGATGCCCGCCCGCATGTCAAAGGCCCAAAATGCCCTGCCCATCGGCCTTGCGCACCACCTGACACTCAACCGCAATGTCGCAATTGATCAGGTCGTGACATGGGACGATGTCGATTTCGACCCTACCGATCCCGCCATCCGCTTCCGCAAGGAAATGGAAGATACCTTTGGCTAA
- a CDS encoding ABC transporter ATP-binding protein — protein sequence MQSSKSSKPGADQSASDLLRISDLQLRYHRNTAPVISLPSLAIHQGEVVGISGPSGSGKSSLLYLISGLLRPTGGNIIWNGTDITSLSEGASDRWRRQSISFVFQDFHLIDEVSPLENVLIPASFAGWRISPETRKRAYDLLDQVGVPMARKSTSDLSRGEQQRVAIARALLFDPPIILADEPTASLDDTASQIATDILFSLAGSNRTLITVSHDRDVIDRCARILKFDKGHLVDDATTNRAEGT from the coding sequence ATGCAGAGTTCGAAGTCCTCTAAGCCCGGCGCAGATCAAAGCGCGTCGGACCTGTTGCGGATTTCGGATCTTCAACTGCGCTATCATCGCAATACGGCCCCGGTCATCAGCCTGCCATCCCTTGCCATCCATCAGGGCGAGGTCGTTGGCATTTCCGGCCCGTCGGGGTCGGGGAAGTCCAGCCTGCTTTATCTGATCAGCGGCCTTTTGCGTCCGACAGGCGGCAATATCATCTGGAACGGAACCGATATCACCAGCCTGTCCGAAGGCGCATCTGATCGCTGGCGCCGCCAATCGATCAGTTTTGTCTTTCAGGATTTCCATCTGATTGATGAAGTCAGCCCGCTTGAAAATGTTCTGATCCCGGCAAGCTTTGCCGGATGGCGCATTTCACCAGAAACCCGTAAACGCGCCTATGATCTTCTTGATCAGGTCGGCGTCCCGATGGCGCGCAAAAGCACATCGGACCTATCGCGCGGCGAACAGCAACGCGTGGCGATTGCACGTGCCCTTCTGTTCGATCCGCCGATCATCCTTGCTGATGAACCAACCGCAAGCTTGGATGACACAGCAAGCCAGATCGCGACTGACATTCTGTTTTCACTTGCCGGATCAAACCGCACCCTGATCACCGTCAGCCACGACCGCGACGTGATTGATCGCTGCGCGCGCATCCTGAAATTCGACAAGGGCCATCTTGTGGATGATGCGACCACCAACCGGGCGGAGGGCACATGA
- a CDS encoding FtsX-like permease family protein: MNPFPIVIASLRRHWIMNILFVLLIAVAVAIGVGITAQERALRQGSAKAADKFDILIAAPGSQTEIVMNTIFLRHSAINLLDGQHWASLMTDPRVEIAAPLAFGDSWQDYSIVGSTPQFVAYLSDGLANGHIFENIEQAVIGAAVPLEIGDEFEPSHGHGAEAELEHHHGVHLQVVGKMKPTGTPWDSAIIVAVEQVWDIHALPTGHDEDEDHDHNGAAEEHHDEHEDHDHDEAAEHHDEDHEHEHEHEHQVMDHIGPPFDADALPGVPALVVRPKSVAAAYTLRADYRTDHSTAFFPAEVLVEMYRLLGNAGSVMRAMALGSQGLVVAAILAAILALMQLYRKQFAVLRALGAPRSYVFGAIWSYVSILVVIGAIAGLGLGWFVAQSVSTVFTAETGMALQATISGSELSLAGGFVLIGLILATVPAFLLYRRPVVEALRNS; the protein is encoded by the coding sequence ATGAACCCGTTTCCCATCGTCATTGCAAGCCTGCGCCGCCACTGGATCATGAATATTCTGTTCGTGCTGCTGATCGCGGTTGCGGTTGCCATTGGTGTCGGCATTACCGCACAGGAACGTGCACTGCGCCAAGGCAGCGCCAAGGCCGCCGACAAATTCGACATCCTTATCGCCGCCCCCGGCAGCCAGACCGAAATCGTCATGAACACGATTTTCCTGCGCCATAGCGCGATCAATCTACTCGATGGTCAACACTGGGCCAGCCTGATGACCGACCCGCGGGTTGAAATCGCCGCCCCGCTTGCCTTTGGCGATAGCTGGCAGGATTACAGCATTGTCGGATCGACGCCGCAATTCGTAGCCTATCTGTCGGATGGACTGGCAAACGGCCATATATTTGAAAACATCGAACAGGCCGTTATCGGTGCTGCCGTCCCGCTTGAAATAGGCGATGAATTCGAGCCCAGCCACGGTCATGGTGCCGAAGCCGAGCTTGAACATCATCACGGCGTTCATCTACAAGTCGTCGGCAAGATGAAGCCCACCGGAACCCCGTGGGATAGTGCGATCATCGTTGCCGTCGAGCAGGTCTGGGATATCCATGCCCTGCCAACCGGCCATGATGAAGACGAAGATCACGACCATAACGGTGCCGCAGAAGAACATCATGACGAACATGAAGATCATGATCATGACGAAGCAGCGGAACATCACGACGAGGATCACGAGCACGAGCACGAGCACGAACATCAGGTGATGGACCATATCGGCCCGCCCTTTGATGCCGATGCCCTGCCCGGTGTTCCGGCACTGGTTGTCCGCCCCAAAAGCGTCGCAGCCGCCTATACGCTGCGTGCCGATTACCGGACAGACCACAGCACCGCCTTCTTCCCGGCCGAGGTTCTGGTGGAAATGTATCGCCTGCTGGGCAATGCCGGTTCGGTGATGCGTGCCATGGCACTGGGATCACAGGGACTGGTCGTTGCCGCCATTCTGGCCGCGATCCTGGCATTGATGCAGCTTTATCGCAAACAATTCGCTGTCCTGCGCGCTCTTGGCGCACCGCGAAGCTATGTGTTTGGCGCGATCTGGTCCTATGTCTCGATCCTTGTCGTGATCGGTGCCATTGCCGGTCTTGGACTTGGCTGGTTTGTTGCCCAATCGGTTTCTACCGTCTTTACGGCCGAAACCGGTATGGCGTTACAGGCAACAATTTCAGGCTCAGAACTATCGCTTGCCGGTGGCTTTGTCCTGATTGGCCTGATCCTGGCCACGGTTCCGGCCTTCCTGCTTTATCGGCGGCCAGTCGTCGAGGCCTTGCGCAACTCATAA
- a CDS encoding phytanoyl-CoA dioxygenase family protein → MKLNEAALAEFREQGFVFLPELFSREEAALLLSEARQIYASDREEVWRETSGVARTAFAAHTYNEAHRRLGAHPRLIEPVEQFLDEQVYMHQYKINAKAAFDGAVWQWHQDYGTWQRDDEMPEPRAFNIALFLEDVTPANGPLLFIPKSHKAGVLKAGHDLETTSYPLWTLDRETVTKLAAEGGCEAPIGPAGSVVMFHGNLVHASPPNISPFDRTIVYLSLCAVSNHIRAFNRKPWIAHRDFAPITPLADDCLDELVAKQSSAKSSAA, encoded by the coding sequence ATGAAACTCAATGAAGCGGCACTTGCCGAATTTCGCGAACAGGGCTTTGTCTTTCTACCGGAACTTTTCTCTCGCGAAGAAGCCGCCCTTCTTCTGTCCGAAGCCCGCCAGATTTATGCATCCGACCGCGAAGAAGTCTGGCGCGAAACATCGGGCGTCGCCCGCACGGCTTTTGCCGCCCACACCTATAACGAAGCCCACCGCCGCCTTGGTGCCCATCCCCGCCTGATCGAACCTGTGGAACAGTTCCTTGATGAACAGGTTTACATGCATCAATACAAAATCAACGCCAAGGCCGCTTTTGATGGCGCCGTCTGGCAATGGCATCAGGATTACGGCACCTGGCAGCGCGACGATGAAATGCCCGAACCGCGCGCGTTCAACATCGCCCTGTTCCTCGAAGACGTCACTCCGGCAAACGGCCCGTTGCTATTCATCCCCAAAAGCCACAAGGCAGGCGTACTCAAAGCCGGTCACGATCTTGAAACCACCTCCTATCCGCTTTGGACCCTGGATCGAGAAACCGTGACCAAGCTTGCTGCCGAAGGCGGCTGTGAAGCCCCGATTGGGCCTGCCGGATCGGTTGTGATGTTCCACGGCAACCTTGTCCATGCCAGCCCCCCCAATATCAGCCCGTTTGACCGCACCATTGTTTATCTTAGCCTGTGCGCGGTTTCGAACCATATCCGGGCGTTTAATCGCAAACCGTGGATCGCCCATCGCGACTTCGCCCCGATCACACCGCTTGCCGATGACTGTCTTGACGAACTGGTCGCCAAACAATCGTCCGCCAAAAGTTCTGCGGCCTGA
- a CDS encoding carbon-nitrogen hydrolase family protein, producing MARFIAACVQVNARDNMSDNLARAATYARDAHAAGATLIAFPENVSMMSFGGEKVRTAAFDEADHPALTFFCDLAEELKSTLIVGSLHVKVPGEDRVANRCFVIGPDGAVITSYDKIHMFDVDLANGESYRESKTFRPGDQARLAKTNIGDIGIAICYDVRFPQLFRDYAKAGAKILSIPAAFTRTTGQAHWHNLLRSRAIENGCYVVAAAQCGDHPGNRQTFGHSLIIDPWGEVLADAGTDPGFVTAEIDLDRVEDIRRMVPSLHNDRAYKPC from the coding sequence ATGGCCCGTTTCATTGCTGCCTGTGTCCAGGTGAATGCGCGTGACAATATGAGCGACAACCTTGCACGTGCCGCGACCTATGCGCGCGATGCCCATGCGGCGGGGGCGACGCTTATTGCGTTTCCGGAAAATGTTTCGATGATGTCGTTTGGCGGGGAAAAGGTGCGGACAGCCGCCTTTGACGAGGCCGATCATCCGGCCCTGACATTTTTCTGCGATCTGGCCGAAGAACTGAAATCGACCCTGATTGTCGGGTCATTGCATGTGAAGGTGCCGGGCGAAGACCGGGTTGCCAATCGCTGCTTTGTGATCGGCCCGGACGGGGCGGTGATCACATCCTATGACAAGATCCATATGTTTGATGTCGATCTGGCGAATGGGGAAAGTTACCGCGAAAGTAAAACATTCCGCCCCGGCGATCAGGCACGGCTTGCCAAAACCAATATCGGCGATATCGGCATCGCGATTTGCTATGACGTCCGGTTCCCGCAGCTTTTCCGTGATTATGCCAAGGCGGGGGCAAAGATTCTGTCGATCCCGGCGGCGTTTACGCGCACGACCGGGCAGGCGCACTGGCACAATCTGTTGCGGTCACGCGCGATTGAAAATGGTTGTTATGTGGTTGCAGCCGCACAGTGTGGTGATCATCCGGGCAACCGGCAGACATTCGGCCATTCGCTTATTATCGATCCATGGGGTGAGGTTCTTGCCGATGCGGGGACCGATCCCGGCTTTGTTACCGCCGAGATCGATCTGGACCGGGTCGAAGACATTCGGCGGATGGTGCCGTCGCTTCATAATGACCGGGCGTATAAACCTTGCTGA
- the grxC gene encoding glutaredoxin 3, giving the protein MKKEHDQMAKVEVYATEWCPYCKRARKLLEEKGAKYELIDVMMEPRRKKEMMDRANGKHTVPQIFINDEHIGGCDELMALNAKGGLDSKLSA; this is encoded by the coding sequence ATGAAAAAGGAACATGACCAGATGGCAAAAGTCGAAGTTTATGCCACCGAATGGTGCCCCTATTGCAAGCGTGCCCGCAAGCTTCTGGAAGAAAAGGGTGCGAAGTACGAATTGATCGATGTGATGATGGAACCGCGTCGCAAAAAGGAAATGATGGATCGTGCGAATGGCAAGCACACCGTGCCGCAGATTTTCATCAATGACGAACATATTGGCGGTTGCGACGAGTTGATGGCGCTGAACGCCAAGGGCGGCCTAGACAGCAAGCTGTCGGCCTGA